A window of Bufo gargarizans isolate SCDJY-AF-19 chromosome 9, ASM1485885v1, whole genome shotgun sequence contains these coding sequences:
- the RNF224 gene encoding RING finger protein 224 — protein MYHSNNNPECADKTDSGVIRNVAAEEEEKRNSCKMDCIICFSSYNLSSRLPRRLYCGHTFCQACIRKLDLVTNEQRWIPCPQCRQNTPTPRRGVAMLDLDLTAFLAVKSEKDSPRSASKALDSDSELKVFAKNVPVSRQPTGNFQESVSEPRFPRRICCKNWFCCSCCACI, from the coding sequence ATGTATCACAGTAACAATAATCCCGAATGTGCTGACAAAACTGATTCCGGTGTCATCAGAAATGTGGCAGCTGAGGAGGAAGAGAAAAGGAACAGCTGTAAAATGGACTGCATCATCTGCTTCTCCAGCTATAATCTGTCCAGCCGGCTTCCCCGGAGGCTGTACTGTGGCCACACGTTCTGCCAGGCTTGTATCAGGAAGCTCGACCTGGTGACCAACGAGCAAAGATGGATCCCATGTCCGCAGTGCCGCCAGAACACTCCAACTCCCCGGAGAGGGGTGGCCATGCTGGATCTAGACCTTACCGCATTCCTAGCAGTCAAATCAGAAAAGGACAGTCCCCGATCGGCCAGTAAGGCTTTAGATTCGGACTCTGAACTCAAAGTATTTGCAAAAAACGTGCCTGTCAGCCGACAACCAACGGGCAACTTCCAAGAGTCGGTTTCCGAGCCACGATTTCCCAGAAGGATTTGCTGTAAGAACTGGTTCTGCTGCTCGTGCTGCGCTTGTATTTGA